A genome region from Nerophis lumbriciformis linkage group LG18, RoL_Nlum_v2.1, whole genome shotgun sequence includes the following:
- the klhl30 gene encoding kelch-like protein 30: protein MVRNVDDLDFCLASHPQSILEGLRSLCSQPKLVDVTLSAGGRDFPCHRGVLALCSSYFRCMFSGDFVESIAARVELPDVDPDVLGRLLDFAYTGKLTINQSNVEGLIQTSSRLQFQAVRAVCSRYLQNQIDATNCLGILEFGEIHGCPEVMAKARAFLLENFEAVQQGEEFLLQEKERLASCLRDEGLQVRSECARVEAILKWVGHRQESRLCHLPELLGLCRLALLSLDYLSGSLLQDGLVQASASCREAVEKVHMEKMDLVSECTGRVNPSASPQPNLQEVLFVMGGRSLDDEDSDEEDERSRGERSPQPGNCTFYNTKTKLWHELPNFPNPNKWGFSMVSLNNDVYVTGGSRGSNTNTWSTTETWKYITKEGRWVTVAPMLRPRTNHSSAALNGEIYVMGGTTADRVEVERYDPYHNTWASTCPALKYVTNFTATACQGKLYVIGSCAVKYNALTMQCYNPVIDSWMSICSPFIPKYLSSPRSVCVEGIIYLLADNTKKVYCYDSDANMWQKIQLLHMLHENGGLVVLDGRLFVTGGHWKGMEGDYGVEVEVYNRACDTWEVDTFLPRLWFYTGLSTIFLDPTHWPQIFPADAT from the exons ATGGTGCGCAATGTGGACGACCTGGACTTCTGCCTGGCCTCGCACCCGCAGAGCATCCTGGAGGGCCTGCGCTCGCTCTGCTCCCAGCCCAAACTGGTGGACGTGACGCTGAGCGCCGGGGGACGCGACTTCCCGTGCCACCGCGGCGTGCTGGCCCTCTGCAGCTCCTACTTCCGCTGCATGTTCTCGGGCGACTTCGTGGAGAGCATCGCGGCGCGGGTGGAGCTTCCCGACGTGGACCCGGATGTTTTGGGTCGCTTGCTGGACTTCGCCTACACGGGCAAGCTGACCATCAACCAGAGCAACGTGGAGGGCCTCATCCAAACCTCCAGCCGGCTGCAGTTCCAGGCGGTCCGAGCCGTGTGCAGCCGCTACCTCCAGAACCAGATCGACGCCACCAACTGTTTGGGAATCCTGGAGTTCGGCGAGATCCACGGCTGCCCAGAGGTGATGGCCAAAGCGCGGGCCTTCCTCTTGGAGAACTTTGAGGCCGTCCAGCAAGGCGAGGAGTTCCTCCTGCAGGAAAAGGAGCGGCTGGCGTCCTGCCTGCGCGACGAGGGACTACAAGTTCGCTCCGAGTGCGCCCGTGTGGAGGCCATCCTCAAATGGGTCGGTCACCGCCAGGAGTCTCGGCTCTGCCACCTCCCAGAACTTCTGGGCCTGTGTCGCCTGGCCCTGCTCAGCCTGGACTACCTGAGCGGGAGTCTGCTGCAGGACGGTCTGGTGCAGGCGTCCGCCAGCTGCAGGGAGGCCGTGGAGAAAGTCCACATGGAG AAAATGGACTTGGTCTCGGAGTGCACGGGTCGAGTCAACCCGTCGGCAAGTCCCCAGCCCAACCTGCAGGAGGTGCTGTTCGTCATGGGGGGTCGTTCCCTGGACGACGAAGACTCGGACGAAGAGGACGAGCGGAGTCGGGGCGAGAGGAGCCCGCAGCCCGGGAACTGCACCTTCTACAACACCAAGACAA aactgtggcatgaactccCCAACTTCCCCAACCCCAACAAGTGGGGCTTCTCCATGGTGTCTCTCAACAATGATGTCTATGTCACAG GAGGCTCGCGGggctccaacaccaacacctggTCCACCACAGAGACATGGAAGTACATCACCAAGGAGGGGAGGTGGGTCACCGTGGCGCCGATGCTGCGCCCACGCACCAACCATTCGTCCGCGGCGCTCAACGGCGAGATTTACGTCATGGGAG GTACCACGGCAGACCGCGTGGAGGTGGAGCGTTACGACCCCTACCACAACACCTGGGCCTCCACGTGTCCCGCCTTAAAGTACGTGACCAACTTCACCGCCACGGCGTGCCAGGGGAAGCTCTACGTGATTGGCTCGTGCGCCGTCAAGTATAACGCCTTGACCATGCAGTGCTACAACCCCGTTATAG ACAGCTGGATGAGCATCTGCTCGCCCTTCATCCCCAAATATCTGTCGTCTCCTCGCTCCGTGTGCGTGGAGGGAATCATCTATCTTCTCGCCGACAACACAAAGAAGGTCTACTGCTACGACTCGGACGCCAACATGTGGCAGAAG ATCCAACTCCTGCACATGCTCCATGAGAACGGCGGGCTGGTGGTGCTGGACGGGAGGCTCTTTGTGACGGGCGGTCACTGGAAGGGCATGGAGGGGGACTAcggggtggaggtggaggtgtacAACCGGGCGTGCGACACCTGGGAGGTGGACACCTTCCTTCCCAGACTCTGGTTCTACACCGGCCTGTCCACCATCTTCCTCGACCCGACCCACTGGCCCCAGATCTTCCCCGCGGACGCGACGTAG